Proteins co-encoded in one Microbacterium hydrocarbonoxydans genomic window:
- the ligA gene encoding NAD-dependent DNA ligase LigA: MPENISLEDARIEAGELTTRILEAKDAYYGRDTSLVDDFTYDGWMHRLEELERMHPELQGQDSPTQMVGAAEATGLATIEHAERMLSLDNVFSIDELREWAAKTRAAAGRDVDWLTELKIDGLAINLRYENGRLTSAATRGDGRVGEIVTENALRLPEIPLELSGEGHPPIVEVRGEVFIPVAAFERLNAAQAEFRERAYADALARWEARGGAKKPFDEEKARTAAARRFPSFANPRNAASGGLRQQIEKKDGLELEAGMLRIESLALYVHGIGAWENPPVAAQSQVYDTLSEWGLPTSPHTKVCTSIDDVVAFVEYFGEHRHDIEHELDGIVVKVDELSLHDELGATSRAPRWAIAYKYPPEEVQTKLLDIVVSVGRTGRATPFAVMAPAQVAGSVVRQATLHNKDVVKAKGVLIGDTVVLRKAGDVIPEVLGPVVEKRDGTEREFVMPVECPECGTPLRPMKEGDIDLRCPNARSCPAQVRGRVEHIGSRGALDIEALGEVTAAALTQPTSPAVPPLETEAGLFALTLDELVPIELVVRDAETGLPKEDDDGLVKTRAPFRRNPTAAEKKSGLGGPQPSSQAVTLLAELEKAKTKDLWRLLVSLNIRHVGPVAARALAQWFGSLDAIRAASRDELAAVEGVGGIIADSLLAWFDVDWHQEIVRQWSEAGVRWATPGHPGPGAAVVEGGVLDGLTIVATGSLEGYTRDGAQEAIINAGGKAASSVSKKTDFVAAGPGAGSKLAKAEELGIRILDSAQFHILVTEGPDALG, translated from the coding sequence GTGCCGGAGAACATCTCGCTGGAAGACGCCCGAATCGAAGCAGGCGAGCTGACCACTCGCATCCTCGAGGCGAAGGACGCGTACTACGGGCGCGACACCTCCCTCGTCGACGACTTCACTTATGACGGGTGGATGCACAGGCTCGAGGAGCTCGAGCGCATGCACCCCGAGCTGCAGGGTCAGGACTCGCCGACCCAGATGGTCGGCGCTGCCGAGGCGACGGGCCTGGCGACGATCGAGCATGCAGAGCGGATGCTCAGTCTCGACAATGTCTTCTCGATCGATGAGCTCAGGGAGTGGGCTGCCAAGACGCGCGCAGCAGCAGGGCGCGACGTCGATTGGCTCACCGAGCTCAAGATCGACGGTCTCGCGATCAATCTGCGCTACGAGAACGGTCGGCTCACCTCGGCGGCGACGCGAGGCGATGGGCGTGTCGGCGAGATCGTCACCGAGAACGCTCTGCGTCTCCCAGAGATCCCGCTCGAGCTCAGCGGTGAAGGTCATCCGCCGATCGTCGAGGTGCGCGGTGAGGTGTTCATTCCCGTGGCCGCCTTCGAGCGACTCAATGCCGCGCAGGCAGAGTTCCGGGAGCGGGCGTATGCCGATGCGCTGGCCCGCTGGGAGGCGCGGGGCGGAGCCAAGAAGCCGTTCGACGAAGAGAAGGCGCGCACCGCGGCGGCCCGCAGGTTCCCCTCGTTCGCCAATCCGCGCAACGCGGCGAGCGGCGGTCTGCGTCAGCAGATAGAGAAGAAGGACGGGCTCGAGCTCGAAGCCGGGATGCTGCGGATCGAGTCCCTCGCGCTCTACGTGCACGGGATCGGTGCGTGGGAGAATCCGCCGGTCGCCGCTCAGAGCCAGGTCTACGACACGCTGTCGGAGTGGGGTCTCCCCACAAGCCCTCACACCAAGGTGTGCACGAGCATCGACGACGTCGTGGCGTTCGTCGAGTACTTCGGCGAGCACCGGCACGACATCGAGCACGAGCTGGACGGGATCGTCGTCAAGGTCGACGAGTTGTCGCTGCACGACGAGCTCGGCGCCACGAGTCGGGCGCCGCGGTGGGCGATCGCATACAAGTACCCGCCCGAAGAGGTGCAGACGAAGCTCCTCGACATCGTCGTCTCGGTCGGCCGCACCGGCAGAGCGACGCCGTTCGCTGTGATGGCTCCCGCGCAGGTCGCGGGGTCTGTCGTCAGGCAGGCGACGCTCCACAACAAGGATGTGGTGAAGGCCAAGGGCGTTCTGATCGGCGACACCGTGGTCTTGCGCAAGGCGGGCGATGTGATCCCCGAGGTGCTCGGACCCGTCGTCGAGAAACGGGACGGCACGGAGCGCGAGTTCGTGATGCCGGTGGAGTGCCCCGAGTGCGGCACTCCACTGCGTCCCATGAAGGAGGGCGACATCGATCTGCGTTGCCCCAACGCTCGATCGTGCCCGGCTCAGGTGCGCGGGCGCGTCGAGCACATCGGGTCGCGGGGCGCGCTCGACATCGAAGCGCTCGGAGAGGTGACGGCCGCGGCGCTCACTCAGCCGACATCGCCGGCAGTTCCGCCGCTCGAGACCGAGGCCGGATTGTTCGCGCTGACACTCGACGAGCTCGTGCCGATCGAGCTCGTGGTTCGCGATGCCGAAACGGGGCTGCCCAAGGAGGACGATGACGGCCTCGTGAAGACGAGGGCTCCGTTCCGACGCAATCCGACTGCAGCCGAGAAGAAGTCCGGGCTCGGAGGACCCCAACCGTCATCGCAGGCCGTGACGCTGCTCGCCGAACTCGAGAAAGCGAAGACGAAGGATCTCTGGCGCCTGCTCGTCTCACTCAACATCCGACATGTCGGGCCGGTCGCAGCGAGAGCGCTGGCGCAGTGGTTCGGTTCGCTCGACGCCATCCGCGCTGCTTCTCGAGATGAGCTCGCTGCGGTCGAAGGAGTCGGCGGCATCATCGCCGACTCGCTGCTGGCCTGGTTCGATGTCGATTGGCACCAGGAGATCGTGCGCCAGTGGTCCGAAGCGGGTGTCCGGTGGGCGACTCCAGGTCACCCCGGTCCCGGGGCCGCAGTCGTCGAGGGTGGCGTGCTGGACGGTCTCACGATCGTCGCGACCGGCTCGCTCGAGGGCTACACCCGGGACGGCGCCCAGGAGGCGATCATCAATGCCGGCGGCAAAGCAGCGTCGAGCGTCTCCAAGAAGACTGATTTCGTCGCTGCCGGACCCGGAGCGGGTTCCAAGCTCGCCAAGGCCGAGGAGCTCGGCATCCGCATCCTCGACTCCGCTCAGTTCCACATCCTCGTCACGGAGGGGCCCGACGCTCTCGGGTGA
- a CDS encoding long-chain-fatty-acid--CoA ligase — MSSYQPPRPWIASYAAGVPQDLSPVSGSLIDIVAASARDYPDAPALQFFGRETTYAELQDAIDRAAAGLRDLGVRAGDPVAIVLPNCPQHIVAFYAVLRLGAVVVEHNPLYTPRELRKQFEDHGAKHAIVWNKVVSTVQEFPTDLAVTNLISVDVTRAMPLLTRIALRLPVAKARDSRAALTERVRGTVTWESLVQSAAIPATHPRPVTGDLAIIQYTSGTTGTPKGAALTHGNLLANAAQSQAWVPSIQRGRGCVVYAVLPMFHAYGLTLCLTFAMSMGARLVLFPKFDPDLVLDVMKKHPATFLPLVPPIAERLLAAANAKSVSLDGIEVAISGAMALPHELVVPFEAATNGFLVEGYGLSECSPVLMANPVADNRVPGTVGLPLPGTECRVVDPENPTADVPAGSAGELLVRGPQVFSGYYGKPEETEAVFVDGWFRTGDIVTVDDAGFIRIVDRIKELIITGGFNVAPTEVENALRQHPLVADAAVVGLPSDHSGEEVVAAIVVDAGADVDVEAIREYARSILTPYKVPRRVFIVDELPTSLIGKVLRRQVKEKLLALTSGA, encoded by the coding sequence GTGAGCTCGTATCAGCCTCCTCGCCCGTGGATCGCCAGCTATGCCGCAGGCGTCCCGCAGGACCTCTCCCCCGTGTCCGGCTCGTTGATCGACATCGTCGCCGCATCCGCACGCGACTACCCTGACGCCCCGGCGCTGCAGTTCTTCGGCCGCGAGACGACGTACGCCGAGCTGCAGGATGCGATCGACCGAGCCGCCGCAGGACTTCGCGACCTCGGTGTGCGGGCCGGTGACCCCGTGGCGATCGTGCTTCCGAACTGCCCGCAGCACATCGTGGCGTTCTATGCGGTGCTCCGTCTCGGCGCCGTCGTGGTCGAGCACAACCCGCTCTACACACCGCGCGAACTGCGCAAGCAGTTCGAGGATCACGGCGCGAAGCACGCGATCGTATGGAACAAGGTCGTCTCCACGGTGCAGGAGTTCCCGACCGACCTCGCGGTGACGAACCTGATCTCCGTCGACGTCACCCGGGCTATGCCGCTCCTCACACGCATCGCGCTGCGGCTGCCGGTGGCGAAGGCCCGCGACTCTCGTGCCGCACTGACCGAGAGGGTGCGGGGCACCGTCACGTGGGAATCGCTGGTGCAGTCCGCAGCCATCCCGGCCACGCACCCCCGGCCGGTGACGGGCGATCTCGCGATCATCCAGTACACCTCGGGCACCACGGGCACCCCGAAGGGCGCAGCTCTCACTCATGGCAATCTGCTCGCGAATGCGGCTCAGTCGCAGGCCTGGGTGCCGTCGATCCAGCGCGGCCGAGGCTGCGTCGTGTATGCGGTGCTGCCGATGTTCCACGCCTATGGTCTGACGCTCTGCCTGACGTTCGCGATGTCGATGGGTGCGCGGCTGGTGCTCTTCCCGAAGTTCGATCCCGATCTCGTGCTCGATGTGATGAAGAAGCATCCGGCGACCTTCCTGCCGCTGGTTCCGCCGATCGCCGAACGGCTGCTCGCGGCCGCGAACGCCAAGAGCGTCTCCCTCGACGGCATCGAGGTCGCGATCTCCGGAGCCATGGCGCTGCCGCACGAGCTCGTGGTTCCTTTCGAGGCCGCGACGAACGGCTTCCTGGTCGAGGGGTACGGACTCAGTGAGTGCTCCCCTGTGCTGATGGCCAACCCTGTGGCGGACAATCGCGTGCCTGGCACCGTCGGGCTGCCTCTTCCCGGCACCGAATGCCGAGTGGTCGATCCCGAGAACCCGACCGCCGATGTTCCTGCCGGCTCAGCGGGCGAGCTTCTGGTACGCGGTCCCCAGGTGTTCTCGGGGTACTACGGCAAGCCGGAGGAGACGGAGGCCGTCTTCGTCGACGGCTGGTTCCGCACGGGCGACATCGTGACGGTCGACGATGCCGGATTCATCCGCATCGTCGATCGCATCAAAGAGCTCATCATCACCGGTGGCTTCAACGTCGCGCCGACCGAGGTCGAGAATGCGCTGCGGCAGCATCCGCTGGTGGCGGATGCTGCCGTGGTCGGTCTTCCGAGCGACCACTCCGGCGAAGAGGTCGTCGCGGCGATCGTGGTCGACGCCGGAGCGGACGTCGATGTCGAGGCGATCCGCGAGTATGCGCGCAGCATCCTCACCCCCTACAAGGTTCCTCGTCGCGTCTTCATCGTCGACGAGCTCCCCACGTCGCTCATCGGCAAGGTGCTCAGACGACAGGTGAAGGAGAAGCTGCTCGCGCTCACTTCCGGCGCCTGA
- the mnmA gene encoding tRNA 2-thiouridine(34) synthase MnmA has product MRILAAMSGGVDSAVAAARAVEAGHDVVGVHLALSRAGGTLRTGSRGCCTIEDALDARRAADLLGIPFYVWDFSERFRDDVIADFVSEYQAGRTPNPCMRCNEKIKFAALLERAIELGFDAVCTGHYATLIPTDAGLELHRAADNAKDQSYVLGVLTAEQLAHTYFPLGTTPSKAVVRAEAEERGLSVAQKPDSHDICFIPDGDTRGWLAEKVGTATGEIVDRTGSVVGSHEGAHAFTVGQRRGLKLGVPAADGKPRFVLEVRPVSNTVVVGPKEALATREISGDRFSWAGAAPVESEFDCEVQIRAHAEPEAARAFVSSDGVRVVPQQPLNGVAPGQTAVLYVGTRVLGQFTIDRTVSAVPVDA; this is encoded by the coding sequence ATGAGGATTCTTGCGGCCATGAGTGGCGGAGTGGACTCCGCAGTCGCGGCCGCACGAGCCGTGGAAGCGGGCCACGACGTCGTCGGGGTGCATCTCGCGCTCTCCCGGGCTGGGGGAACGCTGCGTACCGGAAGCCGCGGATGCTGCACCATCGAGGATGCGCTCGACGCGCGCCGTGCCGCCGATCTCCTGGGCATACCCTTCTACGTCTGGGACTTCTCGGAGCGATTCCGCGACGACGTGATCGCAGACTTCGTATCGGAGTACCAGGCGGGACGCACGCCCAATCCCTGCATGCGCTGCAACGAGAAGATCAAGTTCGCAGCGCTTCTCGAGCGCGCGATCGAACTCGGTTTCGATGCGGTCTGCACCGGGCACTACGCGACGCTGATCCCGACCGATGCCGGCCTCGAGCTGCACCGGGCCGCCGACAACGCGAAGGATCAGTCCTATGTGCTGGGCGTCCTGACGGCGGAGCAGCTCGCACACACCTACTTCCCGCTGGGGACGACGCCGTCGAAGGCGGTCGTGCGTGCCGAGGCGGAGGAGCGCGGACTGAGCGTCGCGCAGAAGCCCGACAGCCACGACATCTGCTTCATCCCCGACGGCGACACCAGGGGCTGGCTCGCCGAGAAGGTCGGTACCGCGACCGGAGAGATCGTCGACCGCACAGGCTCGGTGGTGGGCTCTCACGAGGGCGCGCACGCCTTCACCGTCGGTCAGCGCCGCGGTCTGAAGCTCGGTGTGCCGGCGGCCGACGGCAAGCCGCGGTTCGTGCTCGAGGTGCGGCCGGTGTCGAACACCGTCGTCGTCGGTCCGAAAGAGGCTCTCGCGACTCGTGAGATCTCGGGTGATCGTTTCAGCTGGGCGGGTGCCGCCCCCGTCGAGTCCGAGTTCGACTGCGAAGTGCAGATCCGCGCGCATGCGGAGCCCGAAGCGGCCCGGGCCTTCGTCTCGTCCGACGGTGTTCGCGTGGTTCCTCAGCAGCCTCTCAACGGAGTCGCGCCCGGCCAGACGGCGGTGCTCTACGTCGGCACTCGCGTGCTCGGGCAGTTCACGATCGACCGCACGGTGTCCGCCGTACCGGTCGACGCGTAG
- the gatC gene encoding Asp-tRNA(Asn)/Glu-tRNA(Gln) amidotransferase subunit GatC produces the protein MSEITPDLVRHLGVLARIQLNDDEVTRLTGQLDAIVDNIAKVSEVASPDVAATSHPIPLSNVYRPDVVGEPLTHEQVLQNAPDQADGRFRVTAILGEEQ, from the coding sequence GTGTCTGAAATCACCCCTGATCTTGTGCGCCATCTCGGCGTGCTCGCGCGCATCCAGCTCAACGACGACGAGGTGACCCGACTCACGGGCCAGCTCGATGCCATCGTCGACAACATCGCGAAGGTGTCGGAGGTCGCAAGCCCCGACGTCGCCGCGACGAGTCATCCGATACCGCTGAGCAACGTCTATCGCCCCGATGTCGTGGGCGAACCGCTCACGCATGAGCAGGTGCTCCAGAATGCGCCGGACCAGGCAGACGGCCGGTTCCGCGTCACCGCGATCCTGGGAGAAGAGCAGTGA
- a CDS encoding DEAD/DEAH box helicase: MTPEDAVPTDAPETPGFEELGITGPVLKAIKDLGYETPSPIQAATIPTLLSGRDVVGMAQTGTGKTAAFALPVLERLDVSQKTPQALVLAPTRELALQVCEAFESYASKMKGVHVLPVYGGQGYGVQLSALRRGVHVIVGTPGRIMDHLAKGTLDLSQLQYLVLDEADEMLKMGFAEDVEQILAQTPEEKQVALFSATMPPQIRRLAQKYLREPEEISIKSKTATGTNITQRYLVVSYAQKVDALTRILEVENFDGMIVFVRTKNETETLAEKLRARGYSAAAINGDVPQVQRERSVNQLKASKLDILVATDVAARGLDVERISHVINFDIPTDTESYVHRIGRTGRAGRTGDAISFITPRERYLLKSIEKATRQQPTQMQLPSLDDVNTTRLARFDDAITSALSDATRIEKFRDIIDHYVRNHDVPEADVAAALAVVAQGDTPLLLDPADDALSKAVEYDNRPPRESNTRERRETREPRERRGRGDYKPYRIEVGRRHRVEPRQIVGALANEGGLGRDDFGAINIRPDFTVVELPANLDSSVLEKLKDTRISGRLIEIKPDRGPAARRGDGPRDGGARGGFDRRDDRPRYDRDDRPARTDERGEKPFRKPRHKG, from the coding sequence GTGACTCCTGAAGATGCTGTGCCCACCGACGCCCCCGAGACCCCTGGATTCGAGGAGCTCGGCATCACCGGCCCCGTCCTCAAGGCCATCAAGGACCTCGGCTACGAGACCCCCTCCCCCATCCAGGCCGCGACCATTCCGACCCTTCTCTCGGGTCGCGATGTCGTAGGCATGGCGCAGACCGGAACAGGGAAGACCGCGGCATTCGCGCTCCCCGTTCTCGAGCGCCTCGACGTATCGCAGAAGACCCCGCAGGCACTCGTGCTTGCCCCCACCCGTGAACTCGCCCTGCAGGTCTGCGAGGCCTTCGAGTCGTATGCCTCGAAGATGAAGGGCGTCCACGTCCTCCCCGTCTACGGCGGTCAGGGCTACGGAGTGCAGCTGTCGGCGCTCCGCCGCGGCGTGCACGTGATCGTGGGAACCCCCGGTCGCATCATGGACCACCTCGCCAAGGGCACGCTCGATCTGTCGCAGCTGCAGTACCTGGTGCTCGACGAGGCCGATGAGATGCTCAAGATGGGCTTCGCGGAAGACGTCGAGCAGATCCTCGCGCAGACGCCCGAAGAGAAGCAGGTCGCCCTGTTCTCGGCGACCATGCCCCCGCAGATCCGCCGACTCGCGCAGAAGTACCTGCGCGAGCCCGAAGAGATCAGCATCAAGTCGAAGACCGCCACCGGCACGAACATCACGCAGCGCTACCTCGTCGTGTCGTACGCGCAGAAGGTCGATGCGCTCACCCGCATCCTGGAGGTCGAGAACTTCGACGGCATGATCGTGTTCGTCCGTACGAAGAACGAGACCGAGACGCTGGCCGAGAAGCTGCGTGCCCGTGGATATTCTGCCGCTGCCATCAACGGCGACGTGCCGCAGGTGCAGCGTGAGCGCAGCGTCAACCAGCTCAAGGCGAGCAAGCTCGACATCCTCGTCGCGACCGACGTGGCCGCTCGTGGTCTCGATGTCGAGCGCATCAGCCACGTCATCAACTTCGACATCCCCACCGACACCGAGTCGTACGTGCACCGCATCGGCCGCACGGGACGCGCGGGACGCACCGGAGACGCGATCAGCTTCATCACCCCGCGCGAGCGCTACCTGCTGAAGTCCATCGAGAAGGCCACGCGCCAGCAGCCCACGCAGATGCAGCTGCCGAGCCTCGACGATGTGAACACCACGCGTCTCGCCCGATTCGACGATGCGATCACCAGCGCCCTCAGCGACGCCACGCGCATCGAGAAGTTCCGCGACATCATCGACCACTACGTGCGCAACCACGATGTGCCCGAGGCCGATGTGGCAGCGGCTCTCGCCGTCGTCGCCCAGGGCGACACGCCACTGCTGCTCGACCCGGCCGATGACGCCCTGTCGAAGGCGGTCGAGTACGACAACCGTCCGCCGCGCGAGAGCAACACTCGCGAGCGTCGCGAGACCCGCGAACCCCGCGAGCGCCGTGGGCGCGGTGACTACAAGCCGTACCGCATCGAGGTCGGACGCCGTCACCGTGTCGAGCCCCGCCAGATCGTCGGCGCACTCGCGAACGAGGGGGGCCTGGGTCGTGACGACTTCGGCGCGATCAACATCCGCCCTGACTTCACGGTCGTCGAGCTGCCCGCCAACCTCGATTCGTCTGTGTTGGAGAAGCTGAAGGACACTCGCATCTCGGGTCGCCTCATCGAGATCAAGCCCGATCGTGGTCCCGCTGCCCGCCGGGGCGACGGCCCGCGCGATGGAGGTGCCCGAGGCGGCTTCGACCGCCGGGATGACCGTCCCCGCTACGACCGCGACGATCGTCCGGCCCGCACCGACGAGCGTGGCGAGAAGCCGTTCCGCAAGCCCCGCCACAAGGGCTGA
- a CDS encoding cysteine desulfurase family protein: MRHYLDHAATTPLRPEARQAWLEASEMVGNASSTHGAGQDARRLLEEARERSAAVLGCDPIEVVFTSGGTESINLALQGLWQARQPGTEAIVMPDAEHHATVDTVEALVAAGATLRAVPVYRTAGIDVGAFAAQLPGAALATALVANNEAGTTNDVAALTASAAEARVPLHLDAVAALGHLPLSFRTLRGDAPDAVGLVAMSVAGHKIGAPVGVGALVIARTARISALLRGGAQQRGLRAGTQDVAGAAAFATALELSEAGRQAETARLSAMRDRLISGILSRVPQAELLGDATRRLPGNAHVLFPGAVGESLLFLLDMAGIAASTGSACQAGVAEPSHVVIAMGRSEQDARSVLRFTLGRTSTDADVDAVLATIADAYLRASGSGSAARS, from the coding sequence ATGCGGCACTATCTCGACCATGCGGCGACGACGCCCCTGCGCCCCGAGGCGCGGCAGGCGTGGCTCGAAGCCAGCGAGATGGTCGGCAATGCGTCGTCGACGCACGGTGCCGGACAGGATGCGCGGCGTCTGCTCGAAGAGGCGCGGGAGCGCTCTGCAGCAGTGCTCGGCTGCGATCCGATCGAGGTCGTCTTCACCTCAGGCGGCACGGAATCGATCAACCTCGCATTGCAGGGACTGTGGCAGGCGCGGCAGCCGGGGACAGAGGCCATCGTGATGCCGGACGCCGAGCATCACGCGACCGTGGACACGGTGGAGGCTCTGGTCGCGGCCGGCGCGACGCTACGCGCTGTTCCGGTATATCGCACGGCGGGGATCGATGTCGGCGCGTTCGCGGCGCAGCTGCCAGGGGCGGCCTTGGCCACCGCGCTGGTCGCCAACAACGAGGCAGGCACGACGAACGACGTCGCCGCGCTCACTGCCTCGGCCGCGGAGGCGCGCGTTCCACTGCATCTCGACGCGGTGGCGGCGCTCGGTCACCTTCCGCTCTCGTTCCGCACGCTGAGAGGAGATGCCCCTGACGCGGTCGGTCTGGTCGCGATGAGCGTCGCGGGACACAAGATCGGCGCGCCGGTCGGTGTCGGCGCGCTGGTCATCGCTCGCACAGCGCGGATCTCCGCGCTGCTGCGCGGTGGCGCACAGCAGCGCGGACTCCGCGCCGGAACCCAGGACGTGGCGGGTGCTGCGGCGTTCGCCACAGCGCTGGAGCTCTCGGAGGCGGGACGTCAGGCGGAGACCGCGCGGCTCTCGGCGATGCGCGATCGACTGATCAGCGGCATCCTGTCGCGAGTGCCCCAGGCCGAGCTGCTCGGTGACGCCACGCGTCGGCTGCCGGGCAACGCGCACGTGCTGTTCCCCGGGGCGGTGGGGGAGAGCCTTCTGTTCCTCCTCGACATGGCGGGCATCGCCGCGTCGACCGGTTCGGCCTGCCAGGCCGGGGTGGCAGAGCCGTCGCATGTCGTGATAGCCATGGGGCGCAGCGAGCAGGACGCGCGCAGCGTGCTCCGGTTCACGCTCGGACGCACGTCGACGGACGCCGACGTGGATGCTGTGCTCGCGACCATCGCCGACGCGTATCTGAGGGCTTCCGGCTCCGGCTCAGCCGCACGATCGTAG
- the gatA gene encoding Asp-tRNA(Asn)/Glu-tRNA(Gln) amidotransferase subunit GatA — protein MSDIIRMTAAELADKLASREISSVEATRAHLDRIAAVDGDVHAFLHVNEGALAAAAAVDAQRAAGEQLGPIAGVPLAIKDVLVTTDQPTTSGSRILEGYRSPYDATVVARSRAAGLIPLGKTNMDEFAMGSSTEHSAYGPTRNPWDLDRIPGGSGGGSAAAVAAFEAPLALGSDTGGSIRQPAHVTGTVGVKPTYGGVSRYGAIALASSLDQVGPVTRTVLDAGLLHDAIGGHDPKDSTSLRDEWPSFADAAREGARGDVLKGLKVGVIRELPDSGFQPGVAESFRSALALMEAQGAEIVEIGAPHFEYGVAAYYLILPAEASSNLAKFDSVRFGLRVTPNGTPTVEDVMSATRDAGFGDEVKRRIILGTYALSAGYYDAYYGSAQKVRTLIQQDFANAFAEVDVIATPSAPTTAFKIGEKIDDPLQMYLNDITTIPVNLAGVPGISVPSGLASEDGLPVGIQFIAPAREDARLYKVGAAVETLLVDSWGAPLLTRAPQLVGGTR, from the coding sequence GTGAGCGACATCATCCGCATGACCGCTGCGGAGCTTGCCGACAAGCTCGCCAGCCGTGAGATCTCGAGCGTCGAGGCGACACGGGCGCATCTCGACCGGATCGCCGCCGTCGACGGCGACGTCCATGCCTTCCTGCACGTCAACGAGGGTGCTCTCGCTGCTGCTGCCGCCGTCGATGCTCAGCGTGCCGCGGGGGAGCAGCTCGGCCCGATCGCGGGCGTGCCGTTGGCGATCAAGGACGTGCTCGTCACGACGGATCAGCCGACCACCAGCGGCTCGCGGATCCTCGAGGGCTACCGCTCACCGTACGACGCCACGGTCGTCGCGCGTTCGCGCGCCGCAGGTCTGATCCCGCTCGGAAAGACCAACATGGACGAGTTCGCGATGGGCTCCTCTACTGAGCACTCGGCGTACGGCCCCACCCGAAACCCGTGGGACCTCGACCGGATCCCCGGAGGGTCCGGGGGCGGCTCGGCCGCAGCGGTCGCCGCGTTCGAGGCTCCGCTGGCGCTCGGCTCCGACACGGGAGGCTCGATTCGTCAGCCCGCCCATGTGACCGGAACCGTGGGCGTCAAGCCGACCTACGGCGGCGTCAGCCGCTACGGGGCGATCGCGCTCGCGTCGAGCCTCGACCAGGTCGGACCCGTCACGCGCACAGTGCTCGATGCGGGTCTGCTGCACGATGCGATCGGCGGGCACGACCCGAAGGACTCCACATCGTTGCGCGACGAGTGGCCGTCGTTCGCGGATGCAGCCCGTGAAGGCGCACGCGGTGACGTGCTCAAGGGGCTCAAGGTGGGAGTCATCCGGGAGCTTCCCGACAGTGGATTCCAGCCCGGCGTAGCCGAATCGTTCCGCAGTGCGCTCGCGCTGATGGAGGCGCAGGGTGCGGAGATCGTCGAGATCGGCGCTCCGCACTTCGAATACGGCGTGGCCGCGTACTACCTGATCCTGCCCGCAGAGGCGTCGAGCAACCTCGCGAAGTTCGACTCCGTGCGGTTCGGACTCCGCGTCACACCGAACGGCACTCCCACCGTCGAGGATGTGATGTCCGCGACGCGCGACGCCGGATTCGGCGACGAGGTCAAGCGCCGCATCATCCTCGGCACCTACGCGCTGTCGGCCGGATACTACGACGCGTACTACGGCAGCGCGCAGAAGGTCCGTACCCTCATCCAGCAGGACTTCGCGAATGCGTTCGCCGAGGTCGACGTCATCGCGACGCCCTCGGCCCCGACCACCGCGTTCAAGATCGGCGAGAAGATCGACGATCCGCTGCAGATGTACCTGAACGACATCACGACCATCCCGGTGAACCTCGCCGGAGTACCGGGGATCTCGGTGCCCAGCGGACTGGCGTCGGAAGACGGTCTGCCCGTCGGAATCCAGTTCATCGCGCCGGCGCGGGAAGACGCGCGTCTCTACAAGGTCGGTGCCGCGGTCGAGACGCTGCTCGTCGATTCGTGGGGAGCACCGCTTCTCACGCGTGCACCCCAGCTCGTGGGAGGAACCCGCTGA